The stretch of DNA AATTGTTTCGTTGCAGGCATCCATGTTGGAATACAGCCTAAATGGGTACAAAGCCCTATCATGACAGCATAGTGTTTATTGCCCGCTACAATGTCACGTTTCTCGTTCTTAGGCATATCTGCACTTTTTCTCAAGATGAAAATAGGCTTGCCCCTCCATTGGATCGTTTGCACTTCTCCTTCTTTCATTGGAGAGAGATCAACGGTGATGAATCCAGCAGACTGTACACTTGGAAGTGGATCCCAAGTCTTTTTCATAGCGCCAAGGGCTATGACCCCACCTGCCGCTGCAAAACCGCTGAATGCCATGCCTATAAAGTCTCTTCTGCTTGTTTCAACAGCCATTCTTTGTTCCTTTCGTGTAGTATGAAATATTGAGAATTCTAGTTATTGGTAATTCGAAATGCAGAAAGGCTGTGGTGAAATATCACCACAGCCTTTATTTATAAGAAGCGATGGTAGTAGCAACTGCTTTTAAGTCATCATCACTTAATGCTGTTGCAATGGGTTTCATAACATTTTTCATAGGCCCACCCTCGCCATTTTTATAGCCATTAATTGAAGCTGTAATTTTTGCAACATCCCATCCCGCAATAATTTGCGATTTGTTCAATGCAGATTTTGAAGCTTTATCGCCATGACATGAAAAGCATTTGCTTTTGTAGATTCCTTCGCCATCAGCCGCCATAAGCGATACTGCTGCCACTGAGATGAGCATACACGCTATCTTCTTCATTCTTAAATCCCTCCATTCATTAATATTTTAATATATTTCTAATAATAGAGTGACATTTTATAACAGAGCGAGTTTCTTTTCAGTCGCTTTGTAAAAATAAACCATTTTAATCTTTAATTGCGTATCCTAAGTTACCAATTGTTTTAATAACATCATTTGTTATTTTTTTACGTAATTTAAAAACAAGATTTTTAAGTGCTGAAGGCGGAGCTTCTTCATAGATATAAAGCTTATCTTCAAGAATTTGCCTTGTAACTAAATTGCCTTTATGTGCCAATAATATTTCAATAAATTCGATCTCTTTTTGTGTTAATGTAATAGAGATATTGTCTTGTAAAAAAGTTTTATTCGTATAGTCGTAGAAGCTTGTATTGTTAATTTTGACAATGGTTTTTGACTTTTCCAGTAAAATGCTTGCACTGCTTTCTAAAAGTCTTGTCAAATCTCCTTCTTTAATCGGCTTTACAACATAATCAACTAATGAAAGTTTGATAGATTCTAGTAAAAAATCTTTGTCAGTATAAGCACTTGTAACAATAATGGGGATATCATGATTGTCTTTTCTAATATGCTTAATTAATTCGAGTCCATTTAATTTAGGCATTTTCACATCCGTAATAACAATATCAGGATGATGTTGGTTATAAAGCATTAAAGCCTCTTCACCATCAGATGCCGTGTAAACTTTATCGACATACAATAGTAAAACTTTTGCAAAACTATCTCTCAGATTTTTTTCATCTTCAGCAAGCAATAACGAACTATTTTTTAAAACAAATGCATATTTATCTAACAAAAATTTCCTCCATTTTGAATCTTGCCTTGAGAAATTGTAACACTTTTTTCTCTAAAAGAAAGCTATAATTCTCATAGTGTACTGTAATATTAGTCGCAAAAGGGAGTTTTTATATGATCGAAACAATTAACTTTACGAAACGATATATTATTGCACTTTCCATCATAGCACTCCTTTCTATTCTAGCCTATTACAATCTAAATCATCTTATCAGTAGCCAATCCAATGATGGAAAAATAATTAATATCAGTAGTAAACAAGGAATGCTTTCTCAACAAATTGCTCTGTATGCGATCTATTATAAAACGGATAATTTACGTACAAATATTGCGCTTATGGAAGAAGCTCATAATTTATTGATTTCGTTCCCTATGTCAAATGAATTGAAAAAAATTTATTTTGAAGAGCCGTTTTTCTTAGATAAAAATGTTAGAACCTACTTGTTTCATGCAAAGCGTTTTGAAGAAAATCGTGATGGAAGAAGTTTAACGTATATCTTACAAAACTCGCAAAAGCTTTTAGATAATTTAGATCTAGCTACTTCAATCTATGTTGCAACGACAGAATCAAATACAATAAAACTCAAAAACGTCGAATTTTTTATTTTTATTTTTACACTTGTAACGCTTTTTTTCGAGGCAATTTTCATTTTTAGACCAGCTACAAAGAAAATTACAGAAGTGACAAAAGAACTTATTAAACAACATGATTATGCCAATACTATTATTGAGTCCAATACAAATGCCATTGTAACACTTGATTCGTCACTTAGGATTCAAACGTATAATCATATGGCAGAAAAGATATTTGGCTACACAAAACAAGAAATTATTGGAGAACTTTTCTTCCCAAAAATAATCTCAAAAGAGTCTCTACCCGTAGAACAAGAAGGCATTTTAAATTTTAAAAAAATTCTTGAAATTGAGAATAAAGAAGAAGTACGCGAAATTAAAGCCGTCAATAAGAAAGGACAAATA from Sulfurospirillum oryzae encodes:
- a CDS encoding twin-arginine translocation signal domain-containing protein — encoded protein: MAVETSRRDFIGMAFSGFAAAGGVIALGAMKKTWDPLPSVQSAGFITVDLSPMKEGEVQTIQWRGKPIFILRKSADMPKNEKRDIVAGNKHYAVMIGLCTHLGCIPTWMPATKQ
- a CDS encoding c-type cytochrome; its protein translation is MKKIACMLISVAAVSLMAADGEGIYKSKCFSCHGDKASKSALNKSQIIAGWDVAKITASINGYKNGEGGPMKNVMKPIATALSDDDLKAVATTIASYK
- a CDS encoding response regulator transcription factor, whose translation is MLDKYAFVLKNSSLLLAEDEKNLRDSFAKVLLLYVDKVYTASDGEEALMLYNQHHPDIVITDVKMPKLNGLELIKHIRKDNHDIPIIVTSAYTDKDFLLESIKLSLVDYVVKPIKEGDLTRLLESSASILLEKSKTIVKINNTSFYDYTNKTFLQDNISITLTQKEIEFIEILLAHKGNLVTRQILEDKLYIYEEAPPSALKNLVFKLRKKITNDVIKTIGNLGYAIKD
- a CDS encoding PAS domain S-box protein: MIETINFTKRYIIALSIIALLSILAYYNLNHLISSQSNDGKIINISSKQGMLSQQIALYAIYYKTDNLRTNIALMEEAHNLLISFPMSNELKKIYFEEPFFLDKNVRTYLFHAKRFEENRDGRSLTYILQNSQKLLDNLDLATSIYVATTESNTIKLKNVEFFIFIFTLVTLFFEAIFIFRPATKKITEVTKELIKQHDYANTIIESNTNAIVTLDSSLRIQTYNHMAEKIFGYTKQEIIGELFFPKIISKESLPVEQEGILNFKKILEIENKEEVREIKAVNKKGQIFPIRISFGISGEEKNMLIISMQDISKEILKDKIMMQQAKFAALGEMIAIIAHQWRQPLAQLNFNCMYIRKKLTDPELMEETAKNEEIIQFMSETITNFENFYKHVDNTVFNPIISIKQTLVLLESSLKLYQIKLIQKIDSKMNIFGNSNSLSQVILSIIQNTIDIIKSSDIKDPFIQITLENSDKFVVLTITDNAGGIQTPLINDIFKPFHSNKNKLSTGIGLYMSKLIIENQFHGIINAKNTHCGAQFNILLPSCCDNM